In Luteitalea sp. TBR-22, one genomic interval encodes:
- a CDS encoding DUF86 domain-containing protein produces the protein MPPRDSSLRLQDIIEAITRIRRYTATHTLESFAADDMTVDAVVRNLEVIGEAARHVDEDTVRRLAAVPWRDMRDLRNLLAHEYFGVSIPIIWETVVRDLPQVLEMLQADHQQ, from the coding sequence GTGCCGCCTAGGGACTCGTCACTGCGCCTGCAGGACATCATCGAGGCCATCACACGGATCCGCCGGTACACGGCCACGCACACCCTGGAGTCGTTTGCGGCAGACGACATGACCGTCGATGCCGTGGTGCGAAATCTCGAGGTGATCGGTGAAGCCGCGCGCCATGTGGACGAGGACACCGTGCGCCGGTTGGCAGCGGTGCCGTGGCGCGACATGCGCGATCTCCGGAACCTGCTCGCGCATGAGTACTTCGGCGTGAGTATCCCCATCATCTGGGAGACCGTCGTCCGAGACCTGCCTCAGGTGCTCGAGATGCTGCAGGCCGACCACCAGCAGTAG
- a CDS encoding SDR family NAD(P)-dependent oxidoreductase, with product MPHVWLVTGSGGGLGRAIAEAALEAGHQVVATARDPRQVDDLRTRYGERVLTPPLDVTDEAQGRAAVESAVDTFGRLDVLINNAGYGDLRPFEQVPSDEFRRLVETSLFGVVHMTRAALPVMRRQRRGHIIQISSLGGRTAWPGNAAYHAAKWAVGGFTESVALEVAAFGVVVTALEPGAMRTRWGARANARHEPVLPDYEASVGATVRQLAGYWGNEPGDPARVARLILRLAAADRLPPHILLGSDALRLAREAERARSADADRWSAISASIDIDAGQSILPLPTA from the coding sequence ATGCCACACGTCTGGCTCGTCACGGGGAGCGGAGGAGGATTGGGACGCGCGATCGCCGAGGCGGCGCTCGAGGCCGGGCACCAGGTGGTGGCGACAGCGCGCGACCCCAGGCAGGTCGACGACCTCCGTACTCGCTACGGCGAACGGGTGCTGACGCCACCGCTCGACGTGACCGACGAAGCGCAGGGGCGAGCGGCGGTCGAGTCCGCCGTCGACACGTTCGGCCGACTCGACGTGCTGATCAACAATGCCGGCTACGGCGACCTCCGGCCATTCGAGCAGGTCCCTTCCGACGAGTTCCGCCGGCTTGTCGAGACGTCGCTGTTCGGGGTCGTGCACATGACGCGCGCGGCGCTCCCCGTGATGCGCCGCCAGCGCCGCGGACACATCATCCAGATCTCTTCACTCGGCGGACGCACCGCCTGGCCCGGAAACGCGGCCTACCACGCGGCGAAGTGGGCCGTCGGCGGCTTCACGGAGAGCGTGGCACTCGAGGTCGCGGCGTTCGGCGTGGTGGTGACCGCACTGGAGCCGGGCGCGATGCGCACGAGGTGGGGCGCGCGGGCCAACGCGCGGCACGAGCCGGTCCTCCCGGACTACGAAGCCTCGGTTGGCGCAACCGTGCGCCAACTCGCGGGCTACTGGGGGAACGAGCCGGGCGACCCGGCCAGGGTCGCACGACTCATCCTGCGCCTCGCCGCGGCCGACCGCCTCCCGCCGCACATCCTGCTGGGGAGTGATGCGCTCCGGCTCGCCCGTGAGGCGGAGCGCGCCCGCTCGGCCGACGCCGACCGATGGAGCGCGATCAGCGCCTCGATCGACATCGACGCTGGCCAGTCTATTCTTCCGCTGCCGACCGCCTGA
- a CDS encoding DUF4440 domain-containing protein has product MARRRHTLWACLAVTVGLGWLAQAQGGDGESILRAREAALAARDAGAVMALFADDAVVGTSSGRVLVGKEQIRGWVTDQIDRQQREEAATRQAQGNKLVWSGTVYRDDWQKLGVSPLEVKQDAVIQDGKIKFFNTTFSPESWTKLQAARKKN; this is encoded by the coding sequence ATGGCACGACGACGTCACACGCTGTGGGCGTGCCTGGCCGTCACGGTCGGGCTTGGATGGCTTGCTCAAGCGCAGGGTGGAGACGGCGAGTCGATACTGAGGGCTCGTGAAGCGGCTCTTGCAGCGCGTGACGCGGGTGCGGTGATGGCGCTGTTTGCCGACGATGCCGTGGTGGGCACGTCGAGCGGTCGGGTGCTTGTCGGCAAGGAGCAGATTCGCGGGTGGGTCACCGATCAAATCGACCGGCAGCAGCGTGAGGAGGCAGCCACGCGGCAGGCACAGGGCAATAAGCTGGTTTGGTCTGGCACGGTCTATCGAGATGACTGGCAGAAGCTTGGCGTCTCACCGCTCGAAGTCAAGCAGGACGCCGTCATTCAAGATGGCAAGATCAAGTTCTTCAACACCACCTTCTCGCCGGAGTCGTGGACAAAGCTCCAGGCAGCGCGCAAGAAGAACTGA
- a CDS encoding GIY-YIG nuclease family protein: protein MHYVYILRCADDSLYVGETSDVVARVLTHQAGEASGLHESAPSGHARVRRTTP, encoded by the coding sequence GTGCACTACGTCTACATCCTGCGCTGTGCTGACGACTCGCTCTACGTCGGCGAGACGAGCGATGTGGTCGCGCGTGTCCTTACCCACCAGGCCGGCGAGGCCTCAGGGCTTCACGAGTCAGCGCCTTCCGGTCACGCTCGTGTACGCCGAACGACACCCTGA
- a CDS encoding DUF1028 domain-containing protein, with translation MIIRRSVRFAYVSIGVALSIHLGVTPAAATWSLVAVDARTREVGSAGASCTPFVAGIVALAPGRGAMVAQAMSNGAARRRGVRLLADGGSPSAIVAAISHPTFDDTFEEQQYGVVALGFFDRPAAFTGARTHAGAGHLLAPGVSVQGNTLAGQDVLTATMEAFTRSAGRPLAERLLVALEAGALRGGDRRCGAQTAQSAYLVVAAPDDPAGRPRIRHVIPGQSQGGRNPVHLLRRAFTTAGER, from the coding sequence ATGATCATTCGCCGCTCGGTGCGTTTCGCGTACGTCAGCATCGGCGTGGCCCTGTCGATCCACCTGGGCGTGACGCCCGCGGCTGCCACCTGGTCGCTCGTCGCGGTCGATGCACGGACGCGTGAGGTCGGCAGCGCCGGGGCGTCGTGCACACCGTTTGTCGCCGGCATCGTCGCACTCGCGCCCGGACGCGGGGCCATGGTGGCGCAAGCGATGTCCAACGGGGCCGCCCGGCGGCGTGGCGTACGATTGCTGGCCGATGGTGGCAGCCCGAGCGCCATCGTCGCCGCGATCAGCCACCCGACGTTCGACGACACGTTCGAGGAGCAGCAGTACGGGGTCGTGGCGCTGGGCTTCTTCGATCGGCCGGCGGCATTTACCGGCGCTCGCACGCACGCGGGAGCCGGACACCTGCTCGCGCCCGGGGTGAGCGTGCAGGGCAATACTCTCGCCGGCCAGGACGTGTTGACTGCAACCATGGAAGCGTTCACGCGGAGTGCTGGACGTCCGCTCGCCGAGCGTCTGCTGGTGGCCCTCGAGGCCGGCGCGCTGCGAGGCGGTGACCGGCGCTGCGGCGCGCAGACCGCGCAGTCGGCCTACCTGGTCGTGGCGGCACCAGACGACCCGGCGGGGCGCCCGCGTATCCGTCACGTGATCCCCGGGCAGAGCCAGGGCGGTCGCAATCCAGTGCACCTTCTGCGCCGCGCCTTCACCACGGCGGGCGAGCGCTGA
- a CDS encoding GNAT family N-acetyltransferase, translated as MNRDADVGAPEHLDAHHDIAAFDSGTPDLDLWLKRRALTNEALGASRTYVVCASGRVVGFYALATGAVAHEAVTGRVRRNMPDPIPVMVLARLAVDRAYQGRGLGRALLRDALLRTLQAAEIVGIRAVLVHALSPSAKQFYLQAGFTEAPVSPMTLLVTLTDVAGRVRS; from the coding sequence ATGAATCGGGACGCCGACGTGGGCGCTCCAGAGCACCTGGACGCACATCACGACATCGCGGCGTTCGATTCCGGCACGCCCGATCTGGACCTCTGGTTGAAACGGCGCGCGTTGACCAACGAAGCGCTCGGCGCGTCCCGTACCTACGTCGTCTGCGCATCCGGTCGCGTGGTCGGCTTCTATGCCCTGGCCACCGGCGCCGTGGCCCACGAGGCCGTGACCGGGCGCGTGCGGCGGAACATGCCGGATCCGATCCCCGTGATGGTGCTCGCGCGGCTGGCGGTGGACCGGGCCTACCAGGGCCGCGGGCTGGGGCGGGCGTTGTTGCGCGACGCGCTGCTGCGCACCCTGCAGGCGGCCGAGATTGTGGGCATCCGCGCCGTGCTTGTCCACGCCCTCTCGCCGTCGGCCAAGCAGTTCTACCTGCAGGCGGGTTTCACGGAGGCCCCGGTGAGTCCGATGACGCTGCTGGTGACGCTGACTGACGTGGCAGGTCGCGTACGTTCTTGA
- a CDS encoding TetR/AcrR family transcriptional regulator has translation MARPKSEDRRKAILSATTALIAEQGLGAPTAEIAARAGIPHGSVFTYFETKAGLFNALYQELTTELTDAVVAAISPEADTRTQFEQLWSAWTRWGTSNPDKRRAQAQLNISDLVTTEIRDAAYAYAAPVFALIRRAGATGPLKDAPIRYAGALVSSCAATTIEFMLRDPKRARVLCRTGLETVWHALH, from the coding sequence ATGGCACGGCCGAAGAGTGAGGACCGACGCAAGGCCATTCTCAGCGCGACGACCGCCCTCATTGCGGAGCAGGGCCTCGGTGCACCGACAGCAGAGATCGCCGCTCGCGCGGGCATACCGCACGGTTCGGTCTTTACCTACTTCGAGACCAAGGCCGGGCTGTTCAACGCGCTGTACCAGGAGTTGACCACAGAACTCACCGACGCCGTGGTCGCAGCGATCTCGCCGGAGGCCGACACGCGGACGCAGTTCGAACAGCTCTGGAGCGCGTGGACCCGGTGGGGCACCTCGAACCCTGACAAGCGACGTGCGCAGGCGCAGCTCAATATCTCGGACCTTGTCACCACCGAAATCCGGGACGCGGCGTACGCGTATGCGGCACCCGTCTTCGCGCTCATCCGTCGGGCCGGCGCCACCGGGCCACTGAAGGACGCGCCGATTCGTTACGCCGGGGCCCTCGTCTCCTCATGTGCCGCCACCACGATCGAGTTCATGCTCCGGGATCCGAAGCGCGCCAGGGTCCTCTGCCGGACCGGGCTGGAAACGGTCTGGCACGCGTTGCACTGA
- a CDS encoding VWA domain-containing protein: MGRITLVVVCVWASTVVMPSAQQPALRSATTTILFDVVVRDGKGIPVRDLTPTDFELSEDGARQTITAIFGPGGRALDASTAGTSPREPAIPSAVAGTPLVASPGADAGEPPSVVAFVFDQLSPEARAMAARVADAMLAGMPTRDWVGLFALEHRLHIAQDFTQDRTAARTALSALAQRPMVVKDASATQSTRTGIDLDPSVSPTVGAESRGGAQDFATRQRLLNGAGPERLLYAMEMRMAETYERYTRDVQGQMAAVGLRAIATGMSGLTGRKAVVLFSEGLPLSDQARTLFDTMVAAANRAGVTFYPVDAAGLRAHSAVAATAREQDYAGRVALGDEGRSQGAWTRDLEKQADLVRSDGTASLARLAKETGGLLLENTNNVERIAKRIAGDQASHYLLAYTPARGEMDGTYRRVTVKVKRKGATATHRSGYWAVATMP, from the coding sequence ATGGGGCGAATCACACTCGTCGTCGTGTGCGTGTGGGCTTCGACGGTCGTCATGCCGTCAGCGCAGCAGCCGGCGCTGCGTAGCGCGACGACGACGATTCTTTTCGACGTGGTGGTCCGCGACGGCAAGGGTATACCCGTACGCGACCTCACCCCGACGGACTTCGAACTCAGTGAAGATGGGGCGCGCCAGACGATCACGGCGATCTTCGGCCCCGGCGGTCGTGCCCTCGATGCATCAACGGCGGGGACCAGTCCACGTGAGCCGGCAATCCCGAGCGCGGTGGCCGGAACTCCACTTGTCGCCAGCCCCGGAGCAGACGCCGGGGAGCCGCCGTCGGTCGTCGCCTTCGTCTTCGACCAGTTGTCTCCCGAGGCGCGCGCCATGGCCGCACGCGTCGCCGACGCCATGCTGGCCGGCATGCCGACGCGCGACTGGGTGGGGCTGTTCGCGCTCGAGCACCGCTTGCACATCGCGCAGGACTTCACGCAGGACCGGACCGCGGCCAGGACGGCGCTGTCGGCGCTGGCGCAGCGGCCCATGGTGGTCAAGGACGCGAGCGCGACGCAGTCGACGAGGACCGGCATCGATCTCGACCCGAGCGTCTCCCCTACTGTCGGCGCCGAGTCACGCGGAGGCGCACAGGACTTCGCGACCCGCCAGCGGCTGCTGAATGGCGCCGGGCCGGAGCGCCTGCTGTACGCGATGGAAATGCGCATGGCGGAGACCTACGAGCGGTACACGCGCGACGTGCAGGGGCAGATGGCGGCGGTGGGACTCCGTGCCATCGCCACCGGCATGTCAGGCCTGACGGGCCGCAAGGCGGTGGTCCTGTTCTCGGAAGGACTCCCGCTCTCGGACCAGGCGCGCACGCTGTTCGACACGATGGTCGCGGCCGCCAATCGCGCCGGCGTGACCTTCTATCCGGTGGACGCCGCAGGTCTCCGTGCTCACAGCGCCGTGGCGGCGACCGCGCGTGAGCAGGACTATGCCGGCCGGGTGGCGCTCGGCGACGAGGGGCGGTCACAGGGCGCGTGGACGCGTGACCTGGAGAAGCAGGCCGACCTCGTCCGCTCGGATGGCACCGCCTCGCTCGCGCGCCTCGCGAAGGAGACCGGCGGTCTGCTCCTCGAGAACACCAACAACGTCGAGCGGATCGCGAAGCGGATTGCCGGGGATCAGGCGTCGCACTACCTGCTCGCGTACACACCGGCGCGGGGTGAGATGGACGGCACGTACCGCCGCGTGACAGTCAAGGTGAAACGCAAGGGCGCCACCGCCACGCATCGGTCAGGCTACTGGGCCGTGGCAACCATGCCGTGA
- a CDS encoding DUF1778 domain-containing protein, with protein sequence MANAASCPRTSISLRIPDDQRALIDRAAEASGKDRTAFMLDAATREATTVLLDQRYFRLDADAWATFTALLDARPTPNPRLKKLLATKAPWER encoded by the coding sequence ATGGCGAACGCCGCATCCTGCCCGCGCACGAGCATCAGCCTCCGCATTCCCGACGACCAGCGCGCTCTGATCGACCGCGCCGCTGAGGCGTCCGGCAAGGACCGCACCGCGTTCATGCTCGACGCCGCGACCCGCGAGGCGACGACCGTGCTGCTCGATCAACGCTATTTCCGGCTGGACGCGGATGCGTGGGCCACGTTCACGGCCCTGCTGGATGCGCGGCCGACGCCGAACCCGCGGCTCAAGAAACTGCTGGCTACCAAAGCCCCTTGGGAGCGATGA
- a CDS encoding nucleotidyltransferase family protein, with protein sequence MERGTLGSRGERYNQHGDAMSNPAEVLAVLAGHLPELHTHAVSGLWVFGSAARGELRPDSDVDVLVEFDRPVSLFEFSRLRRRLEHLLGRRVDLVTRDALKPQMRERILNEAVRAA encoded by the coding sequence GTGGAGCGCGGCACGCTCGGGTCACGAGGCGAGCGGTACAATCAGCACGGCGACGCCATGTCCAATCCCGCCGAGGTCCTTGCCGTCCTGGCTGGTCATCTTCCAGAACTGCACACGCATGCCGTGAGTGGACTCTGGGTGTTCGGCTCGGCGGCGCGCGGGGAGCTTCGCCCCGATAGCGACGTCGACGTTTTGGTGGAGTTCGACCGGCCCGTCTCCCTCTTCGAGTTCTCGCGCCTGCGTCGGCGCCTGGAGCACCTGTTGGGACGGCGCGTCGACCTCGTCACTCGCGACGCGCTCAAGCCGCAGATGCGGGAACGCATCCTCAATGAGGCCGTGCGTGCCGCCTAG
- a CDS encoding VWA domain-containing protein, with protein MRPKRASTATIVVASLIAATSGPAMRLTAQEPAPLFRAVVEVVTIDAFVHLDGQPLAGLVPADFIVRDNGVEQRINAIGTTDSAHVIIGLDLSGSVDGDVLRQLRNAVRAVTGQLTARDRLSLFTFDDRLRVLARAEVPDVKLDHVLEGMAATGSTTLHDAVVLGSMLARIDQRPAAFLLFTDGADTSSWNTVTRATAVLQRTDVVVYPVGAGLPTTMITPSTTVYFQHPSWVAPTPGDSLRMLQVLADITGGEFLRVRRDARLAETFASILARYRQRYLLSFTPTGVGKRGWHRLDVRLRNRAGTVVAREGYIARNP; from the coding sequence GTGAGACCGAAGCGGGCATCGACTGCCACCATCGTCGTCGCGAGCCTGATTGCGGCCACGAGCGGGCCTGCGATGCGCCTGACCGCGCAGGAACCGGCCCCGCTATTTCGTGCCGTGGTGGAAGTGGTGACAATCGACGCCTTCGTGCACCTGGACGGCCAGCCGCTCGCCGGACTCGTTCCGGCAGACTTCATCGTGCGCGACAACGGCGTCGAGCAACGCATCAACGCGATTGGTACGACCGACAGCGCGCACGTCATCATCGGCCTCGACCTGAGTGGCAGCGTGGATGGAGACGTGCTACGGCAACTGCGCAATGCCGTGCGGGCCGTGACGGGCCAGCTCACGGCTCGGGACCGACTGTCGCTGTTCACCTTTGACGATCGGCTGCGCGTGCTGGCCCGGGCCGAGGTGCCCGATGTCAAGCTCGACCACGTGCTCGAGGGGATGGCCGCGACGGGCTCGACGACATTGCACGACGCCGTGGTCCTGGGCAGCATGCTGGCCAGGATCGACCAGCGGCCGGCGGCCTTCCTGTTGTTCACCGACGGCGCAGATACCTCGAGCTGGAACACCGTCACCAGGGCGACCGCGGTCCTGCAGCGCACCGATGTCGTGGTCTATCCGGTAGGGGCGGGGTTGCCGACGACGATGATCACCCCATCGACCACCGTGTACTTCCAGCATCCTTCATGGGTCGCCCCGACGCCTGGCGACTCCTTACGGATGCTGCAGGTGCTGGCCGACATCACGGGCGGCGAGTTCCTCCGTGTTCGCCGGGACGCTCGTCTTGCGGAGACGTTCGCCTCCATCCTGGCTCGGTACCGTCAGCGTTACCTGCTGTCGTTCACCCCGACCGGTGTCGGCAAGCGCGGGTGGCATCGCCTCGATGTCCGCCTGCGCAATCGAGCGGGGACCGTCGTCGCGCGCGAGGGGTACATCGCCAGGAATCCCTGA
- a CDS encoding zinc-dependent alcohol dehydrogenase family protein: protein MRALVLDAYGAPLRQTLIERPDPGPGEALVRIHASGLNPLDTKIRAGRADHARHPLPAVLGLDMAGVVEAVGPGVAEFGPGDEVYGMTGGVGGHQGSLAEFASVDAELLARKPTTLTSREAAALPLVVITAWEGLVDRAHVGAGQRVLVHGGAGGIGSVAIQIARAHGAEVFATGKAAQQAFIEGLGATAIDYTTTSVEQYVERYTGGEGFDVIFDTVGGATLDASFGAVRAYTGHVVSALGWGIHSLAPLSFRGATYSGVFTLLPLLTGKGRAHHGEILRMAARLVDDGRLRPVLDPRRLTWDTVDVGLAAIEDGSATGKLVVDIMV from the coding sequence ATGAGGGCGTTGGTACTGGACGCCTACGGCGCGCCGCTCCGGCAGACGCTCATCGAGCGGCCCGATCCGGGCCCCGGGGAAGCACTCGTACGCATTCACGCGAGTGGCCTCAATCCGCTGGACACGAAGATCCGCGCCGGGCGCGCCGACCACGCGCGGCATCCGCTCCCCGCCGTGCTCGGGCTCGACATGGCCGGCGTCGTCGAGGCGGTGGGACCGGGTGTCGCCGAGTTCGGCCCGGGCGATGAGGTGTACGGCATGACCGGCGGGGTCGGCGGTCACCAGGGCTCCCTGGCGGAGTTCGCATCGGTCGACGCCGAACTGCTCGCGCGCAAGCCGACGACACTCACCAGTCGAGAAGCAGCCGCCCTGCCGCTGGTCGTCATCACGGCCTGGGAAGGGCTGGTGGATCGAGCCCACGTCGGTGCAGGGCAGCGCGTGCTCGTCCACGGCGGTGCTGGCGGCATCGGTTCCGTGGCCATCCAGATCGCCCGGGCACACGGCGCCGAAGTCTTTGCCACGGGCAAGGCGGCGCAGCAGGCCTTCATCGAAGGCCTCGGTGCGACCGCCATCGACTACACGACCACGTCGGTGGAGCAGTACGTCGAGCGGTACACGGGCGGAGAAGGATTCGACGTCATCTTCGACACGGTGGGCGGGGCGACGCTCGACGCCTCGTTCGGAGCGGTGCGGGCGTACACCGGACACGTGGTCAGCGCGCTCGGCTGGGGCATCCACTCGCTGGCGCCCTTGTCGTTCCGCGGCGCGACCTACTCTGGCGTGTTCACGCTATTGCCCCTGCTCACGGGAAAGGGGCGCGCGCACCACGGTGAGATCCTGCGGATGGCCGCCCGTTTGGTCGACGACGGGCGCCTCAGGCCTGTGCTCGACCCGAGGCGGCTCACATGGGACACGGTGGACGTCGGACTGGCGGCCATCGAAGACGGTTCTGCGACCGGCAAGCTCGTTGTCGACATCATGGTTTAG